Sequence from the Acidimicrobiia bacterium genome:
TACGGCGTGCTGCTGGTGGTGATGATGCTCAAGCGTCCCGAAGGCCTCCTGCCCAGCGCCCGGCGTTCGCGTGAGCTGCATCAGGAGGAGTTCATGCAGGATGCCTGGATCAAGGCCACCGCCGACCGGATCGAGGAGGAGCAGGCATGAGCCCGATCCTCGAGATCAATGGCCTCACCAAGCGCTTCGGTGGCCTCAACGCCCTGGGCGGCGTCGACTTCCATGTCGACGAGGGGGAGATCGTCAGCGTCATCGGCCCCAACGGCGCCGGCAAGACGACGTTCTTCAACGTGATCAGCGGGATGTTCGCCCCCGACTCCGGGCAGATCCTGTTTCGCGGAGACGACATCGCCGGGTTGACGCCCGATCAGATCACCAAGCGGGGCGTCGCCCGCACCTTCCAGAACGTCCGGCTGTTCCCCAACATGACCGTGCTGGAGAACGTCATGATCGCCCGCCATTGCCGTACGACGAAGGGAATCTGGCCCGCTCTCTTCCAAACGCCCGGGTTCGTGGCCGAAGAGGCGAAGATCCGGGAGGACGCCAAGGAGATCCTCGGGTTCTTCGGTTCCCGACTCACCGGGTACCGCTTCGATCAACCGGCGTTCGTGCTCTCCTACGCCAACCGGCGCCGGCTGGAGATCGCTCGCGCCATGGCCACCTCGCCGCAGCTGCTGCTCCTCGATGAGCCGACCGCCGGGATGAACCCGCGCGAGACCCTCGAGCTGACCGACCTCATCGGCAAGTTGAGGGACGAGAAGGGGTTCACGGTGGTGGTGATCGAACACGACATGAAGGTGGTGCGTGACGTCTCCGATCGGGTGGTCGTCCTCGACCACGGCGTCAGGATCGCCGAGGGCACCTACGAGGAGGTCTCCACCGACGAGGGCGTCATCGAGGCCTACCTGGGGCGTCCCGCAGGGGAGGCGTCATGACCGATCGCACGCCGGTCCTGGAGTTCCGTGACATCGACACCCACTACGGGCCGGTCCACGTCCTCAAGAACGTCAACCTGAAGATCTACGACGGTGAGATCGTGTGCCTGCTCGGTGGCAACGCCTCGGGCAAGACCACCACCCTCAAGACGATCCTGGGCATGGTGTTCCCGTCCTCCGGCGACATCCTCCTCGACGGCGAGGTGGTCTCCACGCTGAGCACCAGCGAGCGGGTGCGGCGAGGAGTCTCCATGGTCCCCGAGAACCGCCGGCTCTTCAAGCGCATGACGGTGAAGGAGAACCTCGAGATCGGGGCCTTCCTGCGCGAGGACCGCGAGAACCTCGAGGCAGACATGGAGCACATCTTCGAGGTGTTCCCTCGGGTCAAGGAGCGTCTCGGCCAGAAGGCGGGGACGCTTTCGGGCGGCGAGCAGCAGATGGTGGCCGTGGGACGGGCACTCATGGCGCGACCCAAGGTGTTGCTCATGGACGAGCCGTCGATGGGCCTGGCGCCGGTGCTGGTGGCTCAGAACTTCGAGATCATCCAGCAGATCAACCAGACCGGGACCACGGTGTTCGTCGTTGAGCAGAACGCCAACATGGCGCTCTCCATCGCCGACCGCGGCTACGTGCTGCAGACGGGGCAGATCGTGCTCTCCGACACCGCCGCCGGACTGCTGGCGAACCCGGACATGCGTCGCGCCTACCTGGGCGAGGTGGAGTAGCCGGCGGCAGTCGGCCCATCGCCAGTCGCCTTCCGGGCCCCGGTACCATCCTCTCCCGATGCCTCACCGACTCACCACTCTCCCCAGCGGCCTGCGCGTCATCTCCGAGTCGATGGACTCGGTCCGGTCGGTCTCGGTGGGCACCTGGGTGGACACCGGCTCTCGCGACGAGACCCCGGTCGAGGCCGGGTGCTCTCACTTCCTCGAGCACCTGCTTTTCAAGGGGACCGAGACCCTGAGCGCTCGCGAGATCGCCGAGGCCTTCGACGCCATCGGGGCGCGCAGCAACGCCTTCACGTCGAAGGAGTACACCTGTTACTGGGCCCAGCTACGCGACGAAGACCTCGCCCTGGGCCTGGGCCTGCTCTCCGAGATGATCCAGCGCCCGGCGTTTCGCGAGGAGGAGATCGCCTCCGAGCAGCACGTGGTTCTCGAAGAGATCAACATGAACGAGGACGATCCATCCGACGTCGCCCACGACCGGTTCGCCAGGGCCCTCTGGGACGACCACGTCCTCGCGCTGCCGGTCCTGGGCACCAGGGAGAGCATCACCGCCATGGGCCGCGACGTGATCGCCGGCTACTGGGAGCGCCGCTACCACCCGACGACCACCGTGGTGGCCGCCGCCGGCAACCTCGACCATGACGAGCTGGTGGATCTGGTCGTCGAACGATTCGGAACCTGGGAGGGCGGTGGCGGTGGCCACTTGCTGCATCCGCCCGAGTCGGCGTCGCGGGTCGACGTGGTGACCCGCGACACCGAGCAGGCGCATCTTGTCCTCGGAACGCGAGCCTTCACCAGGGCCGACGAGAGGCGCTACGCCTTCGGGCTGCTCGACCACATACTGGGAGGGGGAATGTCCAGCCGCCTGTTCCGTGAAGTCCGCGAGGAGCGCGGCTTGGCGTACGCCGTCTACTCGTTCCGGATGCCGTACGCCGACTCGGGCGCCTTCGGGGTGTACGTGGGGACCACACCACACCAGACCTCGCAGGTGCTCGATCTCGTGCGGGAGCAGCTGGCCAAGGCCGCCGCCGAGGGGGTCACCCTCGAGGAGCTGGAGCGTGCCAAGGGTTACATGAAGGGGTCGATGGCGCTCTCCCTCGAGGACACCAACAGCCGCATGGTGCGCCTCGGCCGCCACGAGCTCACCGGCGTGGAGCATCTCACCTTCGACGAGATAGCCGCCCGCATCGACTCCGTGACGCTGCAGGACGTCCACGATGTCGCTGCCGAGGTGTTGAGCGGGCCCCTGGTGCTGGGCGCCGTCGGACCGTTCGACGCCGTCGACATGGAGCGTCACGTCGCATGACCTCGGTGGCGATCTCCGGCATCGGGGGTCGCATGGGCCGGCTCATCGCCACCGCCGTGGCCGCCGCTTCCGACCTGGACCTGGTTGCCGGATACGACCCTTCGCATTCCGGTGAGGAGATCTCGGGGATTGGCGTCGCCTCCGATCCGCTGGTGGTGGGCGAGGCGGAGGTCGTGGTGGAGTTCACCAATCCGTCCGTGGTGATGGGCAACCTCGCCAGGTGGCGGGCAATGGGGATCCATGCGGTGGTGGGCACCTCGGGATTCGGCCAGGGGCGGATCGCCGAGCTGGAGATCATCTGGGGTGATGGCCCGGGGCGCTGCCTGGTGGTTCCCAACTTCTCGATCGGGGCGATGCTGATGATGAGGTTCGCCGCCATGGCGGCACCGCACTTCGCCGCATCCGAGATCGTGGAGTTGCATCACGATCGCAAGGCCGACGCCCCTTCCGGAACGGCGCTGGCCACCGCCGCCGGGATGGTCGCCGCCGGAGGACCACAGCGCCGAAAGGTCACTTCCGAGGAAGTGCTCCCCGGCGCCAGGGGAGGCGACGCCGGACCCCGAATCCACTCGGTCCGGCTTCCTGGCCTGCTCGCCCACCAGGAGGTGATCCTGGGCTCGGAGGGCGAGGTGCTCTCCATCCGGCACGACACCACCGACCGCGCTGCCTTCCTGCCCGGCGTCCTGCTGGCGGTACGGGGTGTCGGTGGCCTCTCGGCTCCGGTCACCGTCGGCCTGGAGGCGGTGCTGGGGGAGTGAGGTCGTTGGAACAGTCGGGGCCACCGGTTCGTTGGAGAGAGTGATGGAACACGTCAAGGACATCGACCAGTCCGACTTCGGTGCCGCGGTGCTGCAGCGCAGCAACGAGGTGACCGTGGTGGTCGACTTCTGGGCTTCGTGGTGCGGCCCGTGCAAGGTGCTGGGGCCGCTCCTGGAGAAGGCCGCCGCCGACTACGACGGGCGCTTCGAGCTGGCCAAGGTCGATGTCGACGCCAACACCGAGCTGGCGGCCCGGTTCGGCGTGCAGTCGATCCCCACCGTCATCGCCTTTCAGGGCGGCGAACCGGTCGGGCGGTTCACCGGGGCGATTCCCGATGCCTCGATACGAAAGTGGATCGACTCGCTGCTCCCCACCGAGGAAGATGCCATCGTCGAGCGGGCGCGCGATCTCGCCATCGAGGGCGACGAGGCCGGCGCCGAGGCCCTGCTCCGGCAGGTACTGGACACCAGATCAGATCATGTGGAGGCGGTGACCGCCCTGGCTTCGCTGCTCATTGCCCGCGGCGAGGCGGAGGAAGCGCTCATCGTCCTGGGCCGCGTCCCCCGTACTGGCGAGGTGGAGCGCCTCGAGGCGGCGGCGCGCACCTCATCCGGCAAGAACGCCGATCTGCCTGCCCTTCAGGCGGCCGTCGCCGCCGATCCGAGCGATGCCTCCGCCCGCATCGCCTTGGGACGGGCCCTGGCCGCCCATGGCGAGTTCGAACCGGCGCTCGACCAGATGCTCGAGGCGGTCCGCTCGGGCGGTCCGCTTCGAGACGAGGCCCGCCAGGCGATGGTCGACGTCTTCGGCCTCATCGGGCCCGAGCACCCTCTCGCCGCCACCTACCGGCGGCTGCTCGCCAACGAGCTGTTCTAGGCTCAGGGACCCGGCCTCGGGAGTACCCTCGGCTACGACCTGGGAGGTTTCATGCCCGCTGCTCCGTTCGGGCGTCTGCTCACCGCAATGATCACACCCTTCGACGAGGCGGGTGCGGTCGATCACGAAGTCGCCTGGGAGTTGGCGCGTCGCCTCATCGCCGAGGGCTCGGACGGCTTGGTGGTGGCCGGGACCACCGGGGAGGCGCCGACCCTTTCCGAGGACGAGAAGGTGGCCCTCTTCGGGACCGTGGTCGGCGCCGTGGCCGGCAAGGCGGTCGTCATCGCCGGGACCGGCACCTACGACACGGCGGAATCGATACACCTCACCCGTCGTGCCGTGGACGCCGGTGTCGACGGGGTGATGGCGGTGACCCCCTACTACTCGCGCCCCCCGCAGGAGGGCCTGCTCGGTCACTTCACCGCCATCGCCGACGCCTCCGAAGTCCCGGTTCTGCTCTACAACATCCCTTCGCGGACCGGCCGGCTGATCGAGGTGCCCACCCTGGCCCGGCTGGCCGAGCACGAGCGGATCGTGGCGGTCAAGGACGCCGTGGGGGATCTTGCGTTCACCGGCCGCGCCGCCCTGGCGGTGGGCGACGGCATGGCGATCTACTCCGGCGACGACGTGCTCACGCTGCCGATGATGGCCATCGGGGCGGTGGGGGTGGTGTCGGTGGCGTCGCATCTCGCAGGCCCGACGATCGCAGCCATGGTGGCGGCGATGGTCGGCGGCGACCTGGGAGCGGCTCGCCGTCTGCATCTCGCCCTCGTCCCCCTCTTCGAGGCCTGTTTCCTCGAGCCGAACCCGATTCCGGTCAAGGCGGCCCTGGGCAAGACGTGGCGAGAAGTAGGGCCTCCGCGACTGCCCCTGGTGCCGGCTTCCGCCGCCACAGTGGAAGCCGTGCTCGAGGCCGTCGAGTCGGCGGCTGCCGCCAGATGACGGTACGCATCTCCTTCCTCGGCGGGCTCGGGGACATCGGACGCAACTGCGCCGCGATCGAGGTCGGCGGGCGGATCGCCCTCATCGACTGCGGGCTCATGTTCCCCGAAGAGCACATGCTGGGTGTCGATCTGGTGCTTCCCGACTTCGCCTCGCTCATGGAGCGCCGCGCCGACGTCGACTGTGTCGTGCTCACCCACGGCCACGAGGACCACATGGGTGCGCTGCCCTACCTGCTCGCCGAGATCCCGGTTCCGGTGTACGGCACCCCGCTCGCCGTCGCCCTGGCGCGGGGGCGGATAGAGGAGGCGGGCATCGAGCCCGACCTGCGTCCGGTGGAGGTCGGAACCTGGCTGGAGCACGGGCCCTTCAAGTTCATGCTGGTTCCGGTGTCGCACTCGATCCCCCAGGGCGCCGGGATCGCCTTCGACACCCCCGACGGCCTGGTGGTCCATTCCGGCGACTTCAAACTGGATCCGACTCCGATCGACCGGATTCCGACCGACCTTCCCGAGTTCGCCGCCCTGGGCAGGCGCGGGGTGAGGCTGCTGTTGTCCGACAGCACCAATGCCGAGGTCCCGGGCTTCGTTCCT
This genomic interval carries:
- a CDS encoding ABC transporter ATP-binding protein, with product MSPILEINGLTKRFGGLNALGGVDFHVDEGEIVSVIGPNGAGKTTFFNVISGMFAPDSGQILFRGDDIAGLTPDQITKRGVARTFQNVRLFPNMTVLENVMIARHCRTTKGIWPALFQTPGFVAEEAKIREDAKEILGFFGSRLTGYRFDQPAFVLSYANRRRLEIARAMATSPQLLLLDEPTAGMNPRETLELTDLIGKLRDEKGFTVVVIEHDMKVVRDVSDRVVVLDHGVRIAEGTYEEVSTDEGVIEAYLGRPAGEAS
- a CDS encoding ABC transporter ATP-binding protein, which gives rise to MTDRTPVLEFRDIDTHYGPVHVLKNVNLKIYDGEIVCLLGGNASGKTTTLKTILGMVFPSSGDILLDGEVVSTLSTSERVRRGVSMVPENRRLFKRMTVKENLEIGAFLREDRENLEADMEHIFEVFPRVKERLGQKAGTLSGGEQQMVAVGRALMARPKVLLMDEPSMGLAPVLVAQNFEIIQQINQTGTTVFVVEQNANMALSIADRGYVLQTGQIVLSDTAAGLLANPDMRRAYLGEVE
- a CDS encoding pitrilysin family protein gives rise to the protein MPHRLTTLPSGLRVISESMDSVRSVSVGTWVDTGSRDETPVEAGCSHFLEHLLFKGTETLSAREIAEAFDAIGARSNAFTSKEYTCYWAQLRDEDLALGLGLLSEMIQRPAFREEEIASEQHVVLEEINMNEDDPSDVAHDRFARALWDDHVLALPVLGTRESITAMGRDVIAGYWERRYHPTTTVVAAAGNLDHDELVDLVVERFGTWEGGGGGHLLHPPESASRVDVVTRDTEQAHLVLGTRAFTRADERRYAFGLLDHILGGGMSSRLFREVREERGLAYAVYSFRMPYADSGAFGVYVGTTPHQTSQVLDLVREQLAKAAAEGVTLEELERAKGYMKGSMALSLEDTNSRMVRLGRHELTGVEHLTFDEIAARIDSVTLQDVHDVAAEVLSGPLVLGAVGPFDAVDMERHVA
- the dapB gene encoding 4-hydroxy-tetrahydrodipicolinate reductase, with amino-acid sequence MTSVAISGIGGRMGRLIATAVAAASDLDLVAGYDPSHSGEEISGIGVASDPLVVGEAEVVVEFTNPSVVMGNLARWRAMGIHAVVGTSGFGQGRIAELEIIWGDGPGRCLVVPNFSIGAMLMMRFAAMAAPHFAASEIVELHHDRKADAPSGTALATAAGMVAAGGPQRRKVTSEEVLPGARGGDAGPRIHSVRLPGLLAHQEVILGSEGEVLSIRHDTTDRAAFLPGVLLAVRGVGGLSAPVTVGLEAVLGE
- the trxA gene encoding thioredoxin, with amino-acid sequence MEHVKDIDQSDFGAAVLQRSNEVTVVVDFWASWCGPCKVLGPLLEKAAADYDGRFELAKVDVDANTELAARFGVQSIPTVIAFQGGEPVGRFTGAIPDASIRKWIDSLLPTEEDAIVERARDLAIEGDEAGAEALLRQVLDTRSDHVEAVTALASLLIARGEAEEALIVLGRVPRTGEVERLEAAARTSSGKNADLPALQAAVAADPSDASARIALGRALAAHGEFEPALDQMLEAVRSGGPLRDEARQAMVDVFGLIGPEHPLAATYRRLLANELF
- the dapA gene encoding 4-hydroxy-tetrahydrodipicolinate synthase, giving the protein MPAAPFGRLLTAMITPFDEAGAVDHEVAWELARRLIAEGSDGLVVAGTTGEAPTLSEDEKVALFGTVVGAVAGKAVVIAGTGTYDTAESIHLTRRAVDAGVDGVMAVTPYYSRPPQEGLLGHFTAIADASEVPVLLYNIPSRTGRLIEVPTLARLAEHERIVAVKDAVGDLAFTGRAALAVGDGMAIYSGDDVLTLPMMAIGAVGVVSVASHLAGPTIAAMVAAMVGGDLGAARRLHLALVPLFEACFLEPNPIPVKAALGKTWREVGPPRLPLVPASAATVEAVLEAVESAAAAR